In the genome of Microbacterium saperdae, one region contains:
- a CDS encoding methyltransferase domain-containing protein: protein MASSPLGRPTRGTTGTNRLRRNDRWIAASEAFRRAADPLVIDLGYGASGVTAFELATRLRAVRSDAEVRGLEIDPARVATASAQLDEVRAGRTPFASDLPVSFARGGFEVPLPDGRRAAVIRAMNVLRQYDEADVADAWRTVAARLAPNGLLIEGTCDEIGRVSSWVDVRPDGIPVRFTLSLRLAELAQPSIVAERLPKALIHRNVAGERIHALLIDLDREWDRAASLSTFGATQRFLAAATALRAQGWPILGGRTRWRLGELTLPWEAVAPLP from the coding sequence ATGGCGTCATCTCCCCTGGGTCGTCCCACCCGCGGTACGACCGGGACCAACCGGCTGCGGCGCAACGATCGGTGGATCGCCGCGAGCGAGGCGTTCCGACGCGCCGCCGACCCGCTGGTGATCGATCTCGGCTACGGCGCGAGCGGCGTCACGGCGTTCGAACTGGCGACGCGACTGCGCGCCGTCCGGTCGGATGCCGAGGTGCGTGGACTCGAGATCGACCCCGCGCGCGTCGCCACCGCGAGCGCGCAGCTAGACGAGGTCCGCGCCGGCCGCACGCCGTTCGCATCCGACCTCCCCGTCTCCTTCGCCCGCGGCGGCTTCGAGGTCCCGCTGCCGGACGGTCGACGGGCAGCCGTCATCCGCGCCATGAACGTGCTGCGCCAGTACGACGAGGCAGACGTCGCGGATGCCTGGCGGACCGTCGCCGCACGTCTGGCGCCGAACGGCCTCCTCATCGAAGGCACGTGCGACGAGATCGGTCGCGTGTCCAGCTGGGTCGATGTACGCCCGGACGGCATTCCGGTGCGCTTCACGCTGTCGCTGCGGCTCGCCGAACTCGCCCAGCCGAGCATCGTCGCCGAGCGCCTGCCGAAGGCGCTGATCCACCGCAACGTCGCCGGCGAGCGCATCCACGCTCTCCTCATCGACCTGGATCGCGAGTGGGATCGCGCAGCCTCGCTGTCGACGTTCGGGGCGACACAACGCTTCCTCGCCGCAGCCACGGCGTTGCGCGCACAGGGCTGGCCGATTCTCGGCGGCCGCACGCGCTGGCGCCTGGGTGAGCTCACGCTGCCGTGGGAAGCGGTGGCGCCCCTCCCCTGA
- a CDS encoding RNA degradosome polyphosphate kinase, producing MIDPALADAGLGDAEDDDFDANESPDALLPDHRYFDRELSWLAFNQRVLELAEDASLPELERANFLAIFASNLDEFFMVRVAGLKRRIMTGLAVPTNIGRSPVDALADISREAHALQLRHAEAWTSQVRPALADAGIEMTAWSELTESERAALSEYFQLQVFPVLMPLAVDPAHPFPYISGLSLNLAIRIRNARTGRQEFARLKVPPMLPRFVEVPGTSEITRYLSLEELIANHLGDLFPGMEVLDHHAFRLTRNEDVAIEEDESENLIQALEAELLRRRFGPPIRLEITDDMDAVTLELLVKELDITDQEVYRLPGPLDLRGLFGLSRIDRPDLRYPPHLPTTAVAFQPGDSNTRADMFKAIRKADVLVHHPYESFTTSVQAFLEQAARDPHVLAIKQTLYRTSGDSPIVQALIDAAEAGKQVLALVEVKARFDEANNIVWARKLEKAGVHVVYGLVGLKTHCKLALVIREEDGMLRHYSHVGTGNYNPKTSRIYEDFGLFTADAQVGKDLTRLFNELSGYAIEKKFKRLLVAPLHLRKGLVRQIDAERKNAEAGKPAHIRIKVNSMVDEEIIDSLYRASVAGVKVEVWVRGICSLRTDLEGVSDNITVRSILGRYLEHSRIFAFENDGDPQVYIGSADMMHRNLDRRVEALVRVTDPAHLKELLAFFDLAMDPGTTSWHLGAGGVWERHAVDADGKPLIDLQDKTMGLIQRRRRARAVR from the coding sequence ATGATCGATCCCGCACTCGCCGACGCTGGACTCGGCGACGCCGAAGACGACGACTTCGACGCGAATGAGTCGCCCGACGCCCTGCTGCCCGACCACCGCTACTTCGATCGCGAGCTGAGCTGGCTCGCGTTCAACCAGCGCGTGCTGGAGCTCGCCGAGGACGCGTCCCTGCCGGAACTGGAGCGCGCGAACTTCCTGGCTATCTTCGCGAGCAACCTCGACGAGTTCTTCATGGTCAGGGTCGCGGGCCTCAAGCGCCGCATCATGACCGGCCTCGCCGTGCCCACGAACATCGGCCGCTCCCCCGTCGACGCTCTCGCCGACATCTCGCGAGAGGCGCACGCGCTGCAGCTGCGTCACGCCGAGGCGTGGACATCGCAGGTGCGCCCCGCGCTGGCAGACGCCGGTATCGAGATGACAGCCTGGTCGGAGCTCACCGAATCCGAGCGGGCTGCGCTGTCGGAGTACTTCCAGCTCCAGGTCTTCCCCGTGCTGATGCCCCTGGCGGTCGACCCCGCCCACCCGTTCCCGTACATCTCGGGACTGTCGCTGAACCTCGCGATCCGCATCCGCAACGCCCGCACCGGCCGCCAGGAGTTCGCGCGCCTCAAGGTGCCGCCGATGCTCCCGCGCTTCGTCGAGGTGCCCGGCACCAGCGAGATCACGCGCTACCTGAGCCTGGAAGAGCTGATCGCGAACCACCTCGGAGACCTCTTCCCCGGCATGGAGGTGCTCGACCACCACGCGTTCCGCCTGACCCGCAACGAGGACGTCGCGATCGAGGAGGACGAGAGCGAGAACCTCATCCAGGCGCTCGAGGCCGAGCTGCTGCGCCGACGGTTCGGCCCGCCGATCCGCCTCGAGATCACGGACGACATGGATGCGGTGACGCTCGAGCTGCTCGTGAAGGAGCTCGACATCACCGACCAGGAGGTCTACCGCCTCCCCGGCCCGCTCGACCTGCGGGGGCTGTTCGGGCTGTCGCGCATCGATCGCCCCGATCTGCGCTATCCGCCGCATCTGCCGACCACCGCCGTGGCCTTCCAGCCCGGCGACAGCAACACCCGCGCCGACATGTTCAAGGCCATCCGCAAGGCGGACGTCCTCGTGCACCACCCCTACGAGTCGTTCACGACCAGCGTGCAGGCGTTCCTGGAGCAGGCCGCCCGCGACCCGCATGTGCTGGCGATCAAGCAGACCCTCTACCGCACCTCCGGCGACAGCCCGATCGTGCAGGCCCTGATCGATGCGGCCGAGGCGGGCAAGCAGGTGCTGGCGCTGGTGGAGGTCAAGGCGCGGTTCGACGAGGCGAACAACATCGTCTGGGCACGCAAGCTCGAGAAGGCGGGCGTGCACGTGGTCTACGGCCTGGTCGGCCTCAAGACGCACTGCAAGCTGGCGCTCGTCATCCGCGAGGAAGACGGGATGCTGCGCCACTACTCGCACGTGGGCACCGGCAACTACAACCCGAAGACCAGCCGTATCTACGAGGACTTCGGCCTGTTCACCGCGGACGCGCAGGTCGGCAAGGACCTGACCCGCCTGTTCAACGAGCTCAGCGGCTACGCGATCGAGAAGAAGTTCAAGCGTCTGCTCGTCGCGCCTCTCCACCTGCGCAAGGGCCTGGTCCGCCAGATCGACGCGGAGCGCAAGAACGCGGAAGCCGGCAAACCCGCACACATCCGCATCAAGGTGAACTCGATGGTCGATGAGGAGATCATCGACTCCCTGTACCGCGCGAGCGTCGCCGGGGTGAAGGTGGAGGTGTGGGTGCGCGGCATCTGCAGTCTGCGCACCGACCTGGAGGGTGTCAGCGACAACATCACCGTGCGCAGCATCCTCGGCCGCTACCTGGAGCACTCCCGCATCTTCGCGTTCGAGAACGATGGGGATCCGCAGGTGTACATCGGCAGCGCCGACATGATGCATCGCAACCTCGACCGCCGCGTCGAGGCGCTGGTGCGGGTCACCGATCCCGCTCACCTCAAGGAACTGCTCGCGTTCTTCGACCTCGCGATGGACCCCGGGACGACGTCCTGGCACCTCGGTGCCGGCGGCGTATGGGAGCGCCACGCCGTGGATGCCGACGGCAAGCCCCTGATCGACCTGCAGGATAAGACCATGGGGTTGATCCAGCGGCGCCGCCGCGCACGGGCGGTGCGATGA
- a CDS encoding NUDIX hydrolase yields the protein MTLRQTQEAPRAKWTDKAVYAAGAVVWRLVDGKLRILLIHRTKYRDVTLPKGKVDPGEMLAETAVREVHEETGIRVSLGVPVGVSRYVMASRKQKVVHYWAAEATEDAIRASAFVPNREIAAIEWVSLKKARTRLSYPVDLEILDFFSTLVDDGVLRTFPVIALRHAKALPRSEWNGSDASRPLTERGRNQAKSIVGPLRAFGVRKIITSDAERCVRTIAPLAKALGRKPVLTEKISQDAWEDGTDDLRAVVGRRVRAGKPALLCSHGPVLPGLLSEISLATGTIQGSYLSSASDLEPAAFSVVHLSATNPGSGIIAIETHVPKV from the coding sequence ATGACACTTCGACAGACGCAGGAAGCGCCCCGCGCGAAGTGGACGGACAAGGCGGTGTACGCCGCCGGCGCCGTCGTCTGGCGTCTGGTCGACGGCAAGCTGCGCATCCTGCTGATCCATCGCACGAAGTACCGCGATGTCACCCTGCCCAAGGGCAAGGTCGACCCCGGCGAGATGCTCGCCGAGACCGCGGTGCGCGAGGTGCACGAGGAGACCGGCATCCGGGTCTCGCTCGGCGTGCCCGTGGGCGTGAGCCGCTACGTGATGGCGTCCCGCAAGCAGAAGGTCGTGCACTACTGGGCGGCGGAGGCGACGGAGGATGCGATCCGCGCCTCGGCCTTCGTGCCGAATCGTGAGATCGCGGCGATCGAATGGGTGAGCCTCAAGAAGGCCCGCACCCGCCTCAGCTACCCGGTGGACCTGGAGATCCTCGACTTCTTCTCCACGCTCGTCGACGACGGCGTGCTGCGTACGTTCCCGGTGATCGCATTGCGGCACGCGAAGGCGCTGCCGCGGTCGGAGTGGAACGGCTCTGATGCCTCCCGCCCGCTCACCGAGCGCGGTCGCAACCAGGCGAAGTCGATCGTCGGGCCGCTCCGCGCGTTCGGCGTGCGCAAGATCATCACCAGCGATGCCGAGAGGTGCGTGCGCACCATCGCGCCGCTCGCGAAGGCGCTGGGACGCAAGCCCGTGCTGACGGAGAAGATCAGTCAGGACGCCTGGGAGGACGGGACCGACGACCTCCGCGCGGTCGTCGGGCGCCGCGTGCGCGCAGGCAAGCCCGCCCTGCTGTGCAGCCACGGACCGGTGCTCCCCGGACTCCTCTCCGAGATCTCGTTGGCGACCGGGACCATCCAGGGCTCCTACCTCAGCAGCGCATCGGACCTCGAGCCGGCCGCGTTCTCGGTCGTGCACCTCTCGGCGACCAACCCCGGCTCCGGCATCATCGCGATCGAGACCCACGTCCCGAAGGTCTGA
- the pstS gene encoding phosphate ABC transporter substrate-binding protein PstS, whose translation MKISRIARIGAIGAVAALALAGCAANEGTTGSTDAPTSDVPAISGSLVGAGASSQQVAIQAWTAEFQKTNPDAQIEYDPQGSGGGRESFQQGAVNFAGSDRAFKTDEIAAGGFGACVDGSDIVEIPAYISPIAIVFSLDGVDELNLDAKTIASIFAGKITNWNDPAIAADNPDATLPDLAITPVHRSDKSGTTGNFTDYLAQTAGDVWTAGSVEEWPADLAGESAEKTSGVANAVKGGQGLIGYIDSSQAADFSAVNVKVGDNFVPHSAEGAAATLDASKIEEGRTAGDLAFAIDRTTTADGAYPVLLVSYLIGCAEYEDENVAALTKAFFTTAISAEGQDAAASNAGSAPISDDLRTQAQAAIDLIK comes from the coding sequence GTGAAGATCTCCCGAATCGCTCGCATCGGCGCCATCGGCGCCGTCGCCGCCCTCGCTCTCGCCGGCTGTGCCGCGAACGAAGGCACCACCGGTTCCACAGACGCTCCCACGTCCGACGTTCCTGCCATCAGCGGCTCGCTGGTCGGTGCGGGCGCCTCCTCGCAGCAGGTCGCCATCCAGGCATGGACCGCCGAGTTCCAGAAGACCAACCCCGACGCGCAGATCGAGTACGACCCGCAGGGCTCCGGCGGCGGCCGTGAGTCGTTCCAGCAGGGCGCTGTGAACTTCGCCGGTTCCGACCGTGCCTTCAAGACCGATGAGATCGCGGCCGGCGGCTTCGGCGCGTGCGTCGACGGCTCCGACATCGTCGAGATCCCGGCGTACATCTCCCCGATCGCCATCGTCTTCTCGCTGGACGGCGTGGACGAGCTGAACCTCGACGCCAAGACCATCGCGTCGATCTTCGCGGGCAAGATCACCAACTGGAACGACCCGGCCATCGCCGCCGACAACCCCGACGCCACGCTTCCCGACCTGGCGATCACGCCCGTCCACCGCTCCGACAAGTCGGGCACCACGGGCAACTTCACCGACTACCTCGCGCAGACCGCGGGCGACGTCTGGACCGCAGGCAGCGTCGAGGAGTGGCCGGCCGACCTCGCCGGCGAGTCCGCGGAGAAGACCTCGGGTGTCGCGAACGCCGTCAAGGGCGGACAGGGCCTCATCGGCTACATCGACTCCTCGCAGGCAGCCGACTTCTCGGCCGTCAACGTCAAGGTCGGCGACAACTTCGTGCCGCACTCGGCCGAGGGCGCCGCCGCGACGCTCGACGCCTCGAAGATCGAGGAGGGCCGCACCGCCGGTGACCTCGCCTTCGCGATCGACCGCACCACCACCGCAGACGGCGCCTACCCGGTGCTCCTCGTCAGCTACCTCATCGGCTGCGCCGAGTACGAGGACGAGAACGTCGCGGCCCTGACCAAGGCGTTCTTCACCACCGCGATCAGCGCCGAGGGCCAGGACGCTGCGGCATCCAACGCCGGCAGCGCCCCGATCTCGGACGACCTGCGCACGCAGGCGCAGGCTGCGATCGACCTCATCAAGTGA
- the pstA gene encoding phosphate ABC transporter permease PstA, with the protein MTLTAPESARAVAVSRSTASLSSGHLPRWSPWALLGLSFVVGATPFAIQALASGSDFNIAGTVILGAVIYLVLIYVLSRIIEGARKALDRLVTGVVTVAFAIAMVPLISVAVTVVTTGLARFDGLFFSSSMRGVLGEGGGALHAIIGTLLVTLAAAVISIPIGLMTAVYLVEYGKNGRMARIITFLVDVMTGIPSIVAGLFAYALFALIFGPGVRMGIAGSVALAVLMIPVVVRSSEEMLRLVPNELREASYALGVPKWLTIVKVVLPTSIAGITTGVMLAISRVIGETAPLLLTAGFTDAMNYNLFSGRMQTLPVFTYSQYAYQGIPAEAYVERAWAAALTLIIIVMVLNLVARLVAKIFAPKTGR; encoded by the coding sequence ATGACCCTGACCGCCCCCGAATCCGCGCGAGCCGTCGCCGTCTCCCGCTCGACGGCCTCCCTCAGCTCGGGTCATCTCCCCCGCTGGTCGCCGTGGGCCCTCCTCGGACTCTCGTTCGTCGTCGGTGCCACTCCGTTCGCGATCCAGGCCCTGGCCTCCGGATCCGACTTCAACATCGCCGGCACCGTCATCCTCGGCGCCGTCATCTACCTGGTCCTGATCTACGTCCTGTCGCGCATCATCGAGGGCGCACGCAAGGCGCTCGATCGGCTCGTCACCGGTGTGGTCACGGTCGCCTTCGCGATCGCGATGGTGCCGCTGATCTCGGTCGCCGTGACCGTGGTCACCACGGGCCTCGCGCGCTTCGACGGACTGTTCTTCTCCTCGTCGATGCGGGGTGTGCTGGGCGAGGGCGGCGGCGCCCTCCACGCCATCATCGGAACGCTGCTGGTCACTCTCGCCGCGGCCGTCATCTCGATCCCGATCGGTCTGATGACGGCGGTCTACCTCGTCGAATACGGCAAGAACGGCCGGATGGCGCGCATCATCACCTTCCTGGTGGACGTGATGACGGGTATCCCCTCGATCGTCGCCGGTCTGTTCGCCTACGCGCTGTTCGCCCTGATCTTCGGACCGGGTGTGCGGATGGGTATCGCCGGTTCCGTCGCGTTGGCCGTGCTCATGATCCCGGTGGTCGTGCGCTCGAGCGAGGAGATGCTCCGCCTGGTTCCGAACGAGCTGCGCGAGGCCTCCTACGCCCTGGGAGTGCCGAAGTGGCTCACGATCGTCAAGGTCGTGCTGCCGACGTCCATCGCCGGTATCACCACCGGTGTCATGCTCGCCATCTCCCGCGTGATCGGCGAGACCGCGCCGCTGCTGCTCACGGCAGGCTTCACCGACGCCATGAACTACAACCTGTTCAGCGGCCGCATGCAGACGCTCCCGGTGTTCACCTACTCGCAGTACGCCTACCAGGGCATCCCCGCTGAGGCGTATGTGGAACGCGCCTGGGCGGCCGCATTGACCCTCATCATCATCGTCATGGTGCTCAACCTGGTCGCGCGCCTCGTCGCGAAGATCTTCGCACCCAAGACCGGCCGCTGA
- the ygfZ gene encoding CAF17-like 4Fe-4S cluster assembly/insertion protein YgfZ: protein MSAFSGIRGAVSDDAGISHFGDPFREQRRLAAGRAIAPLDDRAVIEVAGPERLSWLDSITSQSVGRLAPGESTELLVLDPQGRVEHAAGVVDDGSSTWLIADAGDADALAAWLTRMKFRTQATVERRDDLTLVGFVDGASAAATVVAAALTSQGAPLIWADPWQHVTAGGHQYAEISEHPGAALAWRVGILTNDAAAALAASLDPEAAAGLLAAEALRVAAWRPRWAAEVDERSLPHESDWLRSAVHLNKGCYRGQETVAKVHNLGHPPRRLAALQLDGSDAVLPPAGSPVFAGDDEVGHITSAARHHEDGPIALAILSRRTPVGDLTVRADGIDIAAAQQVIVPADAGATADIPRLTRLSRRPEAPDPRSTSGGR from the coding sequence ATGAGCGCCTTCTCCGGCATCCGCGGCGCCGTCTCCGACGACGCGGGCATCTCGCACTTCGGAGATCCGTTCCGGGAGCAGCGCCGCCTCGCCGCCGGCCGTGCGATCGCGCCCCTCGACGACCGCGCCGTGATCGAGGTCGCCGGCCCGGAGCGACTGAGCTGGCTCGACTCCATCACCTCGCAGTCGGTCGGACGGCTCGCCCCCGGCGAGAGCACCGAACTTCTCGTGCTGGATCCGCAGGGGCGCGTGGAGCACGCCGCCGGCGTGGTCGACGACGGGTCATCGACCTGGTTGATCGCCGACGCCGGTGACGCCGACGCCTTGGCCGCTTGGCTCACGCGCATGAAGTTCCGCACCCAGGCGACCGTCGAACGGCGCGACGACCTGACGCTGGTCGGATTCGTCGACGGGGCCTCGGCGGCAGCGACGGTCGTGGCGGCCGCGCTCACATCGCAGGGCGCTCCGCTCATCTGGGCGGATCCGTGGCAGCACGTCACGGCCGGTGGCCACCAGTACGCCGAGATCTCCGAGCACCCGGGTGCGGCTCTGGCCTGGCGGGTCGGCATCCTCACGAACGACGCCGCCGCCGCGCTCGCCGCGTCGCTCGACCCGGAGGCGGCAGCAGGACTGCTCGCCGCCGAAGCGCTGCGGGTCGCCGCCTGGCGTCCGCGGTGGGCCGCCGAGGTCGATGAGCGGTCGTTGCCCCACGAATCCGACTGGCTCCGCAGCGCCGTGCACTTGAACAAGGGCTGCTACCGGGGCCAGGAGACGGTCGCCAAGGTCCATAACCTGGGCCATCCCCCGCGTCGGCTCGCCGCGCTGCAGCTCGACGGCAGCGACGCCGTGCTGCCGCCGGCCGGATCGCCCGTGTTCGCGGGCGACGACGAGGTCGGGCACATCACCTCCGCTGCGCGTCACCACGAAGACGGTCCGATCGCGCTGGCCATCCTGTCTCGCCGCACACCGGTGGGGGACCTGACGGTGCGGGCAGACGGTATCGACATCGCCGCGGCACAACAGGTCATCGTGCCCGCAGACGCCGGTGCCACCGCCGACATCCCTCGGCTCACGCGCCTCTCGCGCCGCCCGGAGGCACCCGACCCGCGCAGCACGAGCGGCGGCCGCTGA
- a CDS encoding FABP family protein → MLELPTDLPADLVPLSWLIGVWEGTGVIDFPVGDDRLQGEFAHRVSFSHDGGSFLNYSSTATLLGEDGEQSLPLVSEIGFWRLSRPAGDADAGPALLPPRAEAAARTVDDVEELRGDNGSFPIEVSLAHSDGMLELYLGEIKGPRIDIASDAIVRGAGGKDYGAATRLYGLVDGHLLWAWDIAALGTPLRSHASARLAKV, encoded by the coding sequence GTGCTCGAACTCCCGACCGACCTCCCCGCCGACCTCGTCCCGCTCTCGTGGCTGATCGGCGTGTGGGAGGGCACAGGCGTCATCGACTTCCCGGTCGGCGACGACCGACTGCAGGGTGAGTTCGCGCACCGGGTGAGCTTCAGCCATGACGGCGGCTCGTTCCTGAACTACTCCAGCACTGCCACGCTCCTCGGCGAAGACGGCGAGCAGTCGCTGCCACTGGTCTCCGAGATCGGCTTCTGGCGTCTCTCTCGTCCCGCCGGCGATGCCGACGCAGGTCCTGCGCTGCTTCCGCCGCGTGCCGAGGCCGCTGCGCGCACGGTCGACGACGTGGAAGAACTGCGTGGTGACAACGGCTCCTTCCCGATCGAGGTCTCGCTCGCGCATTCGGACGGGATGCTGGAGCTGTACCTGGGGGAGATCAAGGGGCCGCGCATCGACATCGCCTCGGATGCGATCGTGCGTGGTGCCGGCGGGAAGGACTACGGCGCCGCCACCCGGCTCTACGGTCTCGTCGACGGTCATCTGCTGTGGGCGTGGGACATCGCCGCCCTGGGAACTCCGCTGCGCTCACACGCGTCCGCACGCCTGGCGAAGGTCTGA
- a CDS encoding winged helix-turn-helix transcriptional regulator, whose protein sequence is MAQVLVLTNAPASEQVLPALELLSHRVRQIPAEPAQLVSAPEYDLVIVDGRHDLVGAKSLCRLLRVAGQDAPLLLVVTEGGMSALSGDWEIDDVLLSTAGPAETDARVRLALARRDEVAEPTRVQASGVTIDEQSYSAKLRGKPLDLTYKEFQLLHFLATHPSRVFTREQLLSEVWGYDYFGGTRTVDVHVRRLRAKLGDQEQIIGTVRNVGYRFNVYDEESVVAAG, encoded by the coding sequence GTGGCCCAGGTCCTGGTTCTGACGAACGCTCCCGCATCAGAGCAGGTGCTCCCTGCGCTCGAGCTGCTCAGCCACCGCGTGCGCCAGATCCCCGCCGAACCGGCGCAACTGGTGAGCGCTCCGGAGTACGACCTCGTGATCGTCGACGGACGGCACGATCTGGTCGGAGCGAAGTCGCTGTGCCGCCTGTTGCGCGTCGCCGGACAGGATGCTCCCCTGCTCCTCGTGGTCACGGAAGGCGGCATGAGCGCCCTCTCCGGGGACTGGGAGATCGACGACGTCCTGCTGTCCACCGCCGGACCGGCCGAGACGGATGCCCGCGTGCGCCTCGCCCTCGCACGACGCGACGAGGTCGCTGAGCCGACGCGCGTGCAGGCCTCGGGAGTCACGATCGATGAGCAGTCGTACTCCGCGAAGCTGCGCGGCAAGCCGCTCGACCTCACCTACAAGGAATTCCAGCTGCTGCACTTCCTCGCCACGCACCCGTCCCGCGTCTTCACCCGCGAGCAGCTGCTGAGCGAGGTCTGGGGCTACGACTACTTCGGCGGCACCAGGACGGTCGACGTGCACGTGCGGCGCCTGCGCGCGAAGCTCGGCGACCAGGAGCAGATCATCGGCACCGTGCGCAACGTGGGCTACCGCTTCAACGTGTACGACGAGGAATCGGTCGTCGCTGCGGGGTAA
- the pstC gene encoding phosphate ABC transporter permease subunit PstC, with protein sequence MTATTVPAPTRIVAKKRAGDIWFSGTAVAAGSMIMITLAAVAIFLIVQSIPAFAATAEDASLLKTNFWDYVGPLLFGTVWAAFLALLLAVPLSLGVALFITHYAPRRLAQGLGYVVDLLAAVPSVVFGLWGILVLAPAVQPIYAWLNANAGWIPFFGGVVSPTGRTILTAAMVLAVMVVPIITAICREIFLQTPVLHEEAALALGATRWEMVRMAVLPFGRSGIVSASMLGLGRALGETMAVAMVLSVSKAVTFELLTSTNPSTIAANIALTFPEAYQININILIATGLILFVVTFAVNALARWFVNRRKEFSGAN encoded by the coding sequence ATGACAGCCACGACTGTGCCGGCGCCGACGCGCATCGTCGCGAAGAAGCGCGCCGGCGACATCTGGTTCTCCGGCACGGCGGTCGCCGCCGGATCCATGATCATGATCACGCTGGCCGCGGTCGCGATCTTCCTCATCGTGCAGTCGATCCCGGCCTTCGCCGCGACCGCCGAAGACGCCTCGCTCCTCAAGACCAACTTCTGGGACTACGTCGGCCCGCTGCTGTTCGGCACGGTGTGGGCGGCCTTCCTCGCCCTTCTCCTGGCTGTGCCACTCTCGCTCGGCGTCGCCCTGTTCATCACGCACTACGCCCCGCGCCGGCTCGCTCAGGGCCTCGGCTACGTCGTGGACCTGCTGGCCGCCGTGCCCTCGGTGGTCTTCGGCCTCTGGGGCATCCTGGTCCTGGCGCCGGCCGTGCAGCCGATCTACGCCTGGTTGAACGCGAACGCCGGCTGGATCCCCTTCTTCGGCGGTGTCGTCTCCCCGACCGGCCGCACGATCCTCACGGCCGCCATGGTGCTCGCGGTCATGGTCGTCCCGATCATCACCGCCATCTGCCGCGAGATCTTCCTGCAGACCCCGGTCCTGCATGAGGAAGCGGCCCTGGCCCTCGGCGCCACGCGCTGGGAGATGGTCCGGATGGCGGTGCTGCCCTTCGGTCGCTCCGGCATCGTCTCCGCTTCCATGCTCGGGCTCGGCCGCGCCCTCGGAGAGACGATGGCCGTCGCCATGGTGCTGTCCGTCAGCAAGGCCGTCACCTTCGAACTGCTCACCTCCACGAACCCGTCCACGATCGCGGCGAACATCGCACTGACGTTCCCCGAGGCGTACCAGATCAACATCAACATCCTCATCGCGACCGGTCTGATCCTGTTCGTCGTGACGTTCGCGGTGAACGCTCTCGCACGCTGGTTCGTGAACCGCCGCAAGGAATTCTCGGGAGCGAACTGA
- a CDS encoding phosphoglyceromutase, translated as MTATRTLILLRHGRSEWNELNLFTGWVDVRLNEQGRNEARRGGELLAEAGILPDVLHTSLLSRAIQTANIALDAADRLWIPVTRSWRLNERHYGALQGKDKAQTLEEFGPEQFQLWRRSFDVPPPLLDDESEFSQVGDVRYADIDGEVPRTESLKLVIDRLLPYWDSAIVPDLEAGKTVLVTAHGNSLRGLVKHLEGISDDDIAELNIPTGIPLVYELDENNVPTGPGRYLDPEAAAAGAAAVAAQGKK; from the coding sequence ATGACTGCGACGCGCACCCTCATCCTGCTCCGCCACGGCCGGAGCGAGTGGAACGAACTGAACCTCTTCACCGGCTGGGTGGATGTCCGCCTCAACGAGCAGGGCAGGAACGAGGCCCGTCGTGGTGGTGAACTGCTGGCCGAGGCCGGCATCCTGCCCGACGTGCTGCACACCTCGCTGCTCAGCCGGGCCATCCAGACCGCGAACATCGCGCTCGACGCGGCCGACCGGCTGTGGATCCCCGTCACGCGTTCCTGGCGTCTGAACGAGCGCCACTACGGCGCCCTGCAGGGCAAGGACAAGGCGCAGACGCTCGAGGAGTTCGGTCCGGAGCAGTTCCAGCTGTGGCGTCGCTCGTTCGACGTGCCGCCGCCCCTGCTCGACGACGAGAGCGAGTTCAGCCAGGTCGGCGACGTCCGCTACGCCGACATCGACGGCGAAGTGCCGCGCACCGAGTCTCTCAAGCTGGTCATCGACCGGCTCCTGCCCTACTGGGACAGCGCGATCGTCCCCGACCTCGAAGCCGGCAAGACGGTGCTCGTCACGGCCCACGGCAACTCGCTGCGTGGACTCGTGAAGCACCTCGAGGGCATCAGCGACGACGACATCGCCGAGCTGAACATCCCCACCGGCATCCCGCTGGTCTACGAGCTGGATGAGAACAACGTGCCCACGGGCCCCGGCCGCTACCTCGACCCGGAGGCCGCCGCCGCCGGTGCCGCCGCGGTCGCCGCGCAGGGCAAGAAGTAG